One segment of Oscillatoria sp. FACHB-1407 DNA contains the following:
- a CDS encoding SpoIIE family protein phosphatase: protein MTSADNSKLRLMVVDDESDNLDLLYRTFRREFHVFKAESALKALQILNQEEEMAIIISDQRMPRMSGTEFLSLAAERFPDTIRILLTGYTDVEDLVGAINTGKVFKYVTKPWNPDELKVLVQQAAETYQILKQRTNELNRALKRESLFNAITTAIRESLDYNSMLQTIVETLCESFNADGCILHPLELSIKSASHSYQLLPESFVHTSKRCSDIAIKAESKPILSPELLTSAIEAHRIHTKQSTDSNGNSITQLIVPLIYQQDVLAVLMLYKYANLSAWSEEDIRLLEGVAEQAALAISQAKLYQQIQQQTEQMRAELAVARQIQSNLLRQQLPTLEHVKVQACCYPAREVGGDFFEVYVHPQGDIWLAVGDVSGKGVPAALFMASAISVLRRELSQEMPPAPNIIMQNLNSSLSEDLVSNNCFITMVLARYNPSTRQLVYANAGHIYPLVWSRQLIAAQLLNSSDQSCIEPIYLKVRGVPLGILPVWQAPAGEMSLKSGEVLLLASDGITEATIVHRSGDNQEKGSMLRQQGLWQLLLQEGESLNLDHLLADIQAHTPIQEDDQTILSLEVL from the coding sequence ATGACTTCAGCAGATAACAGCAAACTCAGGTTAATGGTCGTAGATGATGAATCTGACAACCTGGATTTGTTATATCGTACCTTTCGGCGAGAGTTTCATGTCTTTAAGGCCGAAAGTGCGCTCAAGGCATTGCAGATTCTCAATCAAGAAGAAGAGATGGCAATTATCATCTCTGACCAGCGGATGCCCAGAATGAGTGGCACAGAGTTCTTAAGTCTGGCTGCCGAGCGATTTCCCGATACGATCCGAATCCTGTTGACAGGTTACACCGATGTCGAAGATTTAGTCGGAGCCATCAACACCGGAAAGGTGTTTAAGTATGTCACGAAACCCTGGAATCCAGATGAACTAAAGGTTCTGGTGCAACAAGCTGCTGAAACCTATCAAATTTTGAAGCAGCGCACCAACGAATTAAATCGTGCCCTCAAGCGAGAATCGCTCTTTAATGCGATCACAACCGCGATTCGAGAGTCGCTCGATTACAACAGTATGCTGCAAACCATCGTTGAGACATTGTGCGAGAGCTTCAATGCCGATGGTTGTATCCTGCATCCGCTCGAACTATCGATCAAGTCAGCTTCTCACTCGTATCAGCTTTTGCCGGAGTCGTTTGTCCACACGTCTAAACGGTGCTCTGACATTGCGATAAAAGCGGAAAGTAAACCTATTCTCTCACCCGAATTGCTGACCTCGGCGATCGAGGCTCACAGGATTCACACCAAACAAAGTACTGACAGCAATGGAAACAGTATTACCCAACTCATCGTCCCTCTGATCTATCAGCAGGATGTGTTGGCGGTACTGATGCTCTACAAATATGCCAACCTCTCTGCCTGGTCAGAAGAGGACATTCGCCTGTTAGAAGGCGTGGCAGAACAGGCTGCCCTGGCCATCTCCCAGGCTAAGCTCTATCAACAAATTCAGCAGCAAACTGAGCAAATGCGGGCAGAATTAGCTGTGGCTCGGCAGATTCAGAGTAATTTGTTGCGTCAACAGTTGCCCACCTTGGAGCATGTCAAGGTGCAGGCATGTTGTTATCCTGCGCGTGAGGTTGGCGGCGACTTTTTTGAGGTTTATGTCCATCCGCAAGGTGACATCTGGTTAGCTGTTGGGGATGTATCGGGTAAAGGAGTGCCTGCGGCGTTGTTTATGGCAAGCGCGATTTCGGTGTTGAGGCGAGAATTATCGCAAGAGATGCCGCCTGCTCCAAACATCATCATGCAAAATCTCAACAGCAGCTTGTCAGAAGACCTGGTGAGTAACAACTGTTTCATTACGATGGTTTTAGCTCGCTATAATCCATCCACTCGTCAGTTGGTTTACGCCAATGCAGGGCACATCTACCCATTAGTGTGGTCACGTCAATTGATTGCAGCGCAGTTACTCAATTCCTCAGATCAATCCTGTATAGAACCGATTTACTTAAAGGTGCGCGGAGTCCCTCTAGGAATTTTGCCAGTCTGGCAGGCTCCTGCTGGGGAGATGTCTCTGAAATCGGGAGAAGTATTACTTCTGGCAAGTGATGGCATTACGGAGGCAACAATTGTTCATCGGTCGGGAGATAATCAGGAAAAAGGGTCAATGTTGAGACAACAGGGGTTATGGCAACTCTTGTTACAGGAAGGGGAGTCGCTCAATCTGGATCATCTTCTGGCAGATATTCAAGCTCATACGCCAATTCAAGAGGATGACCAGACCATACTGTCTCTGGAGGTGTTGTAG
- a CDS encoding STAS domain-containing protein, producing the protein MNVSSVLSDSDCATASTSVIVLQPCGNLDQTTSATFQHTLEQALRQSTKTVVVDLLQVTTMTTQGIEALQAALDVAIATGKELVIWAADSATYTALGQGQNRQQTQLSDYPEGETAPHRTEILHPGFCHFLHNRRQLTPTPSESVAKPFLKPVPSSPSLPADLYTVANWYTANPINDIA; encoded by the coding sequence ATGAACGTATCCTCTGTCTTGTCTGATTCAGATTGTGCCACCGCCTCAACGTCAGTGATCGTGTTGCAGCCTTGCGGCAATCTCGACCAGACAACCTCCGCTACATTTCAGCACACGTTAGAACAGGCTTTGCGGCAATCGACTAAAACAGTTGTCGTCGATCTGCTTCAGGTCACCACCATGACCACTCAGGGTATTGAGGCATTACAAGCGGCGTTAGATGTAGCGATCGCCACAGGCAAGGAACTGGTGATCTGGGCAGCGGATTCCGCAACCTATACAGCCCTGGGACAAGGGCAGAATCGTCAACAGACCCAATTGAGCGATTACCCTGAAGGGGAAACTGCTCCGCACCGCACCGAGATACTGCATCCGGGTTTTTGTCATTTCCTCCACAACCGTCGCCAGCTAACACCCACTCCATCTGAATCTGTAGCCAAGCCATTCCTTAAGCCCGTCCCGTCCAGCCCAAGCTTACCTGCTGATCTCTACACCGTTGCAAACTGGTATACGGCTAACCCCATCAACGATATTGCCTAG